In Topomyia yanbarensis strain Yona2022 chromosome 2, ASM3024719v1, whole genome shotgun sequence, one DNA window encodes the following:
- the LOC131682340 gene encoding beta-alanine-activating enzyme-like encodes MLQIEAFNKYATLKAIVYHSKSGRVFYSYSQLCTAATSLKCAIQNLNLIGQCFGVSVVHSPALVAVICGINYSQSAFYCFNAGGSINRVREELKRIGSHHCFCREQDVARFQTNDTRFNIIYNFNLLDEKIQLLHFESRTQTKTACDIAYYIGTSGSTGQPKLVKVPTLCILPNLEQLKNIFQVTQDDRIFVASPASFDPFVVDVFLALRNGACLTLVANEIRLNVERLLTVLFELDKVTIMQITPSLFQRWSEQSISEVILRNGSSLRHLVLGGEPFPVRLKTFEQSSVHVYNIYGITEISCWATIEKVIPGMADREVSLGSPLDRSIELQLRHVDGGKIVDLTEERRTYPVRGQLFIGSRTRKCVVNDEHLEAVLGSEDICYRSTGDLVELRQDGKYYYLGRCDDMIKRFGTRVSLVPLEQMADQCDGIIKSCAVFDGIRHKLALFYRAHDESVNEQSMRQKFKVLLSNETIPDDIIKIDSFPLSNHGKIDRKMLLKQYQERSVQTFSKDSGIRHLFNEQIFKILGISLEKLDQPKRSKPDVRSSFLDAGGTSIQAVQLTTFLQDCSTCPIPNLIGLLLDKAVPLTEVGSYMDETNQSSTTTPAAIKPETLGNRTEICIQTKFDMNKCIDASPTTFHSEGHNRTFLAVGSHSHKIIVVDTQMNQIVSELTLPDRVESAVNYLEDQQHGLVGCYDGFLYCFDIWTSTIRWKFDSGGMIKGKALISGPLIVFGCYADEHNLFALELKGTLAWKLKLGSKGILSSPLAFYNGMAFVATLDGTCSCFVLQDGTQCWCRKLNSPVFADSVYIEHFRVVLVAEVQGVLHCLSSKCGTELWSVSTEGNIFSTPIVLPRHEDSVAILLGCHDKHLYCFNYTINSESATPSWKIRLQSPIYAGSTRLDTDLIVVCSTTGYVNLISLAAVQVISVIKTSGEIFSTPVAIDSETFYVGCRDNFLYKLGIQQPV; translated from the exons ATGTTACAAATCGAGGCGTTCAACAAATACGCAACGCTAAAGGCAATAGTCTATCATTCCAAGAGTGGCCGTGTATTTTACTCCTACTCGCAGCTATGCACTGCAGCTACCAGTTTGAAATGTGCAATACAAAATCTCAACCTCATCGGTCAGTGTTTCGGCGTTTCTGTAGTGCATTCACCGGCGCTGGTGGCTGTTATTTGCGG AATAAATTATTCACAATCAGCATTTTACTGCTTCAACGCAGGTGGCAGTATCAATCGTGTAAGAGAAGAATTGAAGCGTATTGGTTCCCATCATTGTTTCTGTCGGGAGCAGGACGTTGCACGTTTTCAAACAAATGACACCAGATTcaatataatatataattttaatttacttGACGAGAAAATACAATTGCTCCACTTTGAGTCGAGAACACAAACTAAAACTGCATGTGATATTGCATACTATATCGGAACTTCCGGCAGTACCGGACAACCCAAACTAGTCAAAGTACCAACACTATGCATACTACCAAACCTAGAACAATTGAAGAACATATTCCAGGTGACACAGGATGATCGCATTTTTGTAGCATCGCCAGCATCGTTTGATCCTTTTGTGGTTGACGTGTTTCTGGCCCTACGAAATGGCGCCTGTCTCACACTGGTTGCAAACGAAATCCGTCTGAACGTTGAGCGATTGCTGACTGTACTGTTTGAGCTGGATAAAGTCACCATCATGCAGATTACACCATCGCTCTTCCAACGTTGGAGTGAACAGTCAATCTCGGAGGTGATTCTACGGAATGGAAGTTCTTTAAG GCATTTGGTGCTGGGCGGCGAACCTTTTCCAGTTCGATTGAAGACATTCGAACAAAGTTCGGTCCATGTATACAACATCTATGGGATAACGGAAATTTCTTGTTGGGCAACTATCGAAAAAGTTATCCCCGGTATGGCTGATCGCGAGGTATCCCTAGGTTCACCACTAGATCGCTCGATTGAGTTGCAGCTGCGACATGTCGATGGTGGCAAAATTGTAGACTTAACCGAAGAACGAAGAACATACCCAGTTCGAGGTCAGCTTTTTATAGGCAGCCGCACTCGAAAATGTGTGGTGAACGATGAACATTTGGAAGCGGTTCTTGGATCCGAAGATATTTGCTATCGAAGTACTGGTGACCTGGTTGAACTACGTCAAGATGGAAAATATTACTATTTGGGTCGTTGTGACGACATGATCAAACGTTTTGGTACCAGAGTAAGTTTAGTACCATTGGAACAGATGGCGGATCAGTGCGATGGGATAATCAAAAGTTGTGCGGTATTTGATGGGATACGCCATAAACTGGCATTATTCTACAGAGCACACGATGAATCAGTTAACGAACAAAGCATGAGGCAGAAATTCAAAGTATTACTCTCTAATGAAACAATTCCAGATGATATCATTAAAATTGATTCGTTTCCCTTGTCTAACCACGGTAAAATTGATAGGAAAATGCTTCTCAAACAGTATCAAGAGCGATCTGTGCAAACATTTAGCAAAGATAGTGGCATTCGTCATTTATTTAACGAGCAGATCTTCAAAATATTAGGTATAAGTTTAGAAAAACTTGACCAACCAAAGCGATCCAAACCGGATGTTAGAAGTTCTTTTCTGGATGCAGGTGGAACATCCATTCAAGCCGTACAGTTAACTACTTTCTTGCAAGACTGCTCCACTTGTCCAATTCCTAATCTAATCGGTTTACTATTAGACAAGGCAGTGCCGTTGACCGAAGTTGGATCATATATGGACGAGACAAACCAGTCCTCTACGACGACACCCGCCGCAATCAAACCTGAAACACTGGGGAATAGGACAGAAATCTGTATTCAAACTAAGTTCGACATGAACAAATGCATCGATGCAAGTCCTACTACCTTTCACAGTGAGGGACATAATCGAACCTTCCTGGCGGTAGGAAGTCACTCTCACAAAATAATAGTAGTGGATacacaaatgaatcaaatagttTCGGAACTTACTCTCCCAGACCGAGTGGAAAGTGCGGTTAACTATTTGGAGGACCAACAGCATGGTCTTGTTGGATGTTACGATGGTTTTTTATACTGCTTCGATATTTGGACATCCACCATTCGATGGAAGTTTGATTCAGGCGGAATGATTAAAGGTAAAGCGTTAATATCAGGCCCTTTAATTGTATTCGGCTGCTACGCAGATGAACACAACCTTTTCGCTTTAGAATTG AAAGGAACACTTGCTTGGAAGTTAAAGCTAGGATCCAAAGGTATTCTTTCGTCTCCTCTTGCATTTTACAATGGTATGGCGTTTGTGGCTACACTCGATGGCACTTGTTCATGCTTCGTCCTCCAAGATGGAACTCAATGTTGGTGCAGAAAACTCAATTCGCCCGTATTTGCGGACTCGGTGTATATAGAACATTTTCGTGTAGTTTTAGTAGCAGAAGTGCAAGGTGTCTTGCATTGTCTATCTAGTAAATGTGGGACAGAG CTGTGGTCAGTATCAACCGAAGGAAACATATTCTCTACTCCGATAGTACTACCACGACATGAGGATTCTGTAGCAATTCTGTTGGGTTGCCACGACAAGCATTTGTATTGTTTCAACTATACCATCAACAGTGAAAGTGCCACACCAAGTTGGAAAATAAGATTGCAATCCCCAATTTACGCTGGTTCGACGAGACTCGATACGGATCTGATTGTAGTCTGCAGTACCACCGGCTACGTTAATTTGATTTCCCTAGCGGCAGTTCAAGTGATTTCAGTCATcaaaacaagcggagaaatttTCTCTACACCGGTAGCTATTGATTCGGAAACATTTTATGTCGGATGTCGTGATAATTTTCTCTACAAGCTTG GTATACAGCAGCCGGTTTAA
- the LOC131679919 gene encoding E3 SUMO-protein ligase ZBED1-like has protein sequence MIIFINKMKGIIKFFKKSETAMRELRKLQVIDGKKEGQCLMLILDVKTRWNSIMAMIERFLLIAGYVSRVLLIIPKSPPMLTSDELSVLKEVCKTLKPLEKVTTEMSAEKYVTCSKIIPLVRLLKISYGNMELESREAFSLKQRILHFISKYFKDIEKVRILATATFLDPRFKKIHFESALSASSAVFFVAEQIKDLANEATSISSDVEKNPTRNESLDDLWSIHDSLVTEVNRAHVPDSAGGIPVELRLYLNTPLVPRTSDPMLIWKDMRAQFPNLYKVAFKFQCPSKFGALGGGQPDQPHAKGLHSPLANGFNEHFVAGLIRTGAYFVRPKIRAKSSCRNTSLNFPSGVLIGGYHAPHTILR, from the exons atgattatttttataaacaaaatgaagggaataattaaatttttcaaGAAAAGTGAAACTGCAATGAGGGAATTGCGAAAGCTACAAGTGATAGATGGCAAGAAAGAAGGTCAATGTCTTATGCTCATTCTGGACGTCAAAACACGTTGGAACTCAATCATGGCTATGATTGAACGGTTTTTGCTGATAGCTGGATACGTGTCGAGAGTATTGCTCATAATTCCTAAAAGCCCCCCAATGTTGACTTCCGATGAATTGTCTGTTCTTAAAGAAGTGTGCAAAACCCTTAAGCCACTTGAAAAAGTAACAACTGAGATGTCCGCTGAAAAGTATGTTACCTGCAGCAAGATAATTCCGCTAGTACGATTACTCAAAATC AGTTACGGTAACATGGAACTGGAATCAAGGGAAGCCTTCTCATTGAAACAAagaatattacattttatttcgaaatatttcAAGGATATCGAAAAAGTAAGGATACTTGCAACCGCTACATTCCTTGACCCAAGattcaaaaaaatccatttcgAAAGCGCGCTATCCGCATCGTCTGCCGTTTTCTTTGTTG CGGAGCAAATTAAGGATTTGGCAAACGAAGCGACTTCAATATCCAGTGATGTTGAAAAAAATCCCACACGGAATGAATCATTGGACGATCTATGGTCAATACACGATTCATTAGTAACGGAAGTGAATCGTGCACATGTTCCGGATAGTGCTGGCGGGATTCCGGTGGAATTACGACTGTACCTTAATACTCCGTTAGTGCCGAGAACCAGTGACCCGATGCTGATTTGGAAAGATATGCGAGCACAATTCCCGAATCTATACAAAGTAGCGTTTAA ATTTCAGTGTCCCTCTAAGTTcggcgcccttggcgggggtCAACCTGACCAACCGCACGCTAAGGGTCTGCATAGCCCATTGGCCAACGGGttcaatgaacattttgtaGCTGGTTTGATTCGTACCGGAGCGTACTTTGTTCGACCGAAAATCCGAGCCAAAAGTAGCTGCCGGAATACATCTCTGAATTTCCCTTCTGGTGTGCTCATCGGCGGTTACCATGCTCCCCATAcaatcctccggtaa